The DNA segment ggagatcaacggctgggattcaTGCCTatcgaaacggggtcgtttggctgGGTGTGAGACGAACTGGGTTATGGCTGAACTGGATCGGGTTGCCTGAACGGATCTTGGGGTGTTAACAATTCGGCTGGgaacaaaatgcattaattttggtcCAAAAATTCTACTTTTTCATCTTCTCTTGAAATTTCCTTTTTATTTGCAAACActttttgatttccttttttttaaattaaaactaaaataagACCTAAACTAATTCCTGAATCAAATTAATCCTGTAAAACTCACAGGAAAGCATCTGTCTAGCTCTCTGCCTTCTCTCTAGGAAGagaaggaatagtaatttcaTCATTATTTTCAGGTCATAACTCCGGAATCCGTTGGTGGAACTAACCAAATTTGGTGTCAAAAGATACATAATTTCCTTACGAATAATACCCATTTGGTTTCAACTTCAGATCTATAGTCAATTTTTGTAgatcttaattttattttcatgaGATACTGTAGCAGACAGTGTTCTTCATTCAATTTCCAGCGATATTGTTGAGCACAATAGCTTGTTTTGATAACGTGAAAGTGTTCTCTTCTCTTCTAAGATTGGTTTGATTTCTACGCTTCATTTCGGACTGTGAAATTGGATTCACGGCCATACGCAGTAAGTAAAGTGAAGATAGTTAGAATTACAGTAGCATCGTTTTCTTGCAAAACTGTTGCACTTGTGTCATGTAAGTAAAGtgctaaagaattacaactaTAATGGATACACAGGCAGGTGGCCAGCCACATTTGGAGGTTGCGCTACCTAAACAACCTCCTCCATACTTTGCACAAACATCAGGGAACACAAATAACAACAAACAGCCGATGGACTACTCCAAATTTCTGAAACCTTGCACTTTAAATGCTGCAATGCAGGAGCAACAGGAAGTTGAGCCAATTCCTATTCGTCCACCTACAATATTGAATGGAGAACATGTTATTCAGTTCACAGAAGTAGAAGTAGAAAGGATGGATATCATCGAAGGATTACAATATGCAATAGTTGGTAAATGTTCTTATGGAAGCCCAGAATTTCAACAACTGCGTAAGCTAATACCAATTCAATGCGGAATTAAAGGTGAATGTAACATTGGTTTTCTAAGGGATAGACATATTTTAATTAGAATGACATTAAGGCAGGACTATCttcatttctcatcaaaaactcATTACATAAAGGATGGGATGGCTATCAATATCAACTTAGGTCGTTGATTTATGACTCAAAGTTTAGAGCGGATGAAGAAACACCCAAGACAATGGATTGGATTTCATTCCCAGGTCTACTGCCAACCTTTTTGTAAAGGAATGTCTATTTTCTATAGCTTCAGCAGTAGGTAAACCTATGCATCTAGACATGGaaacaattaataaaactagACCTAGTTGTGCTAGGGTGAAAGTACTAGTTGATCTACTTGCAGATTTGCCTAAAAAGGTGAGGATGGACATAGTCAACAAAGCTAAAGGAACAACAAGAACTGAATGGGTGAGAATTCAATATGACATGCTGCCTAAATATTGTAGACATTGTAAACTTCAAGGGCATGATCAATTTGAATGCTGGAGGATACACCCTGAACTATATGTGGAGAAGGATAATGATAAGCAAGCAGATACGGCTAAGAAACAGGACATAGGGAACTCACAGCCTATAATGATGTTATCTAGTGGAAAAGTTGTGGGTAATGTGAATGTTACAGCAAAAGAGCAATGGAAGGAAGTGAAAGACAACAAAGTTAGAAatgtagtaaatcaaaatactagtcTCACTAATAATGGAATGGAGATGGCACCAGCTAAGCAGTTtgaaaacaataacaacaaggaggGTACAAGCACTGTAGAGAGACAAGTAAAAGCATATAGCAACAGTGGTAAGGATTTGGTGGCAGTAGACAATGAAGATAATGATCATGTTCAAGTAGCTAACAAGTTTGCAATATTACAAGGgatggatgaagaggaagaaCTTGTTAATCAATTGGCAATGATGGCAGCTAATGTAGCAACAAACAGTTCAGCACTTAATAACCAAGCATCTACAAAGCAAAAACCAAAAAATATGGTCAATAATGAGGGAAAGTTAAATTCAGCAGCACAAGCTTTTCATCTAAACTCATCGGGGATTAGTTCGACTAATGGTCTAGTCAATGGAAAGGAGGCATCAAAAGCAAAAAATGATATCGCACAATGGGTAGAAAGAAGCTTCAAGGATAAAACAGGAGAAGGAATAGTGAAGATCAATAAACCATGCAAGTAAATCCCATCACAAGATACATTAGTGAACAAGATActtaataaaaatccaaattctcaAGCAGAAGGGTCAAAATCGtctacatttaaagaaagagtgCAAGAATGTGGAGGCAGGCTATGAGAGGCACAAAGGGAATATGATTCAGAGGAGAACGAAGTGCCACTAGGAGCACAAGCGGATGAGGAACCAAATGAGAAtgacaaagaagaagatgagcaaagTGTAAATGGAGAGATCCATGCCAATGACAACAATACAACTGGTAATAATTTAATAAATGAAGGATCAGAAAATGTTGAGCACATCAATAATTTTCAGACAGCAGAAGTCACAGAAATTAGTAACTATGAAGGAAGAGG comes from the Nicotiana sylvestris chromosome 4, ASM39365v2, whole genome shotgun sequence genome and includes:
- the LOC138889211 gene encoding uncharacterized protein; protein product: METINKTRPSCARVKVLVDLLADLPKKVRMDIVNKAKGTTRTEWVRIQYDMLPKYCRHCKLQGHDQFECWRIHPELYVEKDNDKQADTAKKQDIGNSQPIMMLSSGKVVGNVNVTAKEQWKEVKDNKVRNVVNQNTSLTNNGMEMAPAKQFENNNNKEGTSTVERQVKAYSNSGKDLVAVDNEDNDHVQVANKFAILQGMDEEEELVNQLAMMAANVATNSSALNNQASTKQKPKNMVNNEGKLNSAAQAFHLNSSGISSTNGLVNGKEASKAKNDIAQWVERSFKDKTGEGIVKINKPCKEYDSEENEVPLGAQADEEPNENDKEEDEQSVNGEIHANDNNTTGNNLINEGSENVEHINNFQTAEVTEISNYEGRGPEVNDPGGTEDDQVQKSQEDPQGHNTTEKGKQPKQKIEIVNITVTLEKNQLQLLKRGEEKALVPKKNAFGATSGGKEDNEEGEEPGKS